A portion of the Stigmatella aurantiaca DW4/3-1 genome contains these proteins:
- a CDS encoding type II toxin-antitoxin system HipA family toxin: MLDVFLENRLVGKILREEATSIASFLLDEAYAEDSERSVLGQQFEERRHHRFFRQAAHPGQLPSFFANLLPEGALDEIIQAQLGTEDATAKLAFLGEDLPGAVRVRRSGNTSAPPPGTKTFDEPPRESSSSSPDLRFSLAGVQLKFSAVRSEDSRFTLPFSGQGGRWILKFGSAVYPELPENEHFTMQWAARCGLSVPQHQLVPASTIESLDPRFAALGENVFAIERYDRHVNGTRIHQEDFAQIRGVPPDLKYQGASLEQLARLVGDLCGPGDLQEFLHRVLFLLLSGNTDGHLKNWSLVYPDGRRARLSPAYDFVCVRQYLPGDQLALPLAKERSPERIDWGHIRRVDKYLKAQGHDVDFEGLAKTFVTKCMDAWADHRGQVSSTYRGCIEAHLGGLPLLSQKP, translated from the coding sequence ATGCTCGACGTCTTCCTGGAGAACCGTCTCGTCGGCAAAATCTTGCGTGAGGAGGCGACCTCCATTGCATCCTTCTTGCTCGACGAAGCCTATGCAGAGGACTCCGAGCGCTCTGTGCTTGGGCAACAATTCGAAGAGCGCCGACACCACCGCTTCTTCCGCCAGGCAGCTCATCCAGGTCAGCTCCCCTCATTCTTCGCCAATCTCCTCCCGGAGGGAGCGCTGGATGAGATCATCCAAGCACAGCTTGGAACCGAGGATGCTACCGCGAAGCTCGCGTTCCTCGGTGAGGATCTGCCAGGAGCCGTGCGAGTCCGACGCTCTGGCAACACGTCCGCTCCCCCTCCTGGGACCAAGACTTTCGATGAGCCACCACGTGAGTCCTCCTCGTCCTCGCCGGACCTCCGCTTCTCGCTCGCCGGGGTGCAACTGAAGTTCTCAGCGGTCCGCTCCGAAGACAGCCGGTTTACCCTGCCATTCAGTGGGCAAGGTGGACGCTGGATTCTCAAGTTTGGTTCGGCGGTCTACCCGGAGCTTCCGGAGAACGAGCACTTCACCATGCAATGGGCCGCACGCTGCGGGTTGTCCGTGCCACAGCACCAGCTCGTTCCGGCCAGCACCATCGAGTCACTCGATCCGCGATTCGCCGCGCTGGGGGAGAACGTCTTCGCCATCGAGCGGTATGATCGGCACGTCAACGGGACACGCATTCACCAAGAGGACTTCGCGCAAATCCGTGGAGTGCCTCCGGACTTGAAATACCAAGGCGCGAGCTTGGAGCAGCTGGCACGGCTCGTCGGAGACCTGTGTGGACCTGGCGATCTCCAGGAGTTCCTCCACCGGGTTCTCTTCCTGCTGCTGTCAGGCAATACGGACGGGCACCTGAAAAATTGGTCCCTTGTCTACCCCGACGGCCGCCGGGCCCGGCTCTCGCCTGCCTACGACTTCGTCTGCGTGCGCCAATACCTTCCGGGCGATCAGTTGGCACTCCCTCTTGCGAAGGAACGCTCGCCCGAGCGCATCGATTGGGGGCACATTCGACGCGTGGACAAATACCTCAAGGCCCAAGGGCACGACGTCGACTTCGAGGGTCTCGCGAAAACCTTCGTGACGAAGTGCATGGACGCGTGGGCGGACCATCGCGGCCAAGTCAGCTCCACCTATCGCGGGTGCATCGAAGCCCACTTGGGAGGGCTCCCTCTGCTCAGTCAAAAGCCATGA
- a CDS encoding DUF262 domain-containing protein, translated as MPTELETKTFSVSALLDAIRKGRVRIPHFQRGFRWNDEDRRLLFDSLQSGFPIGTLLLARGEAPAAHIMLGGFAATVPQTPDALWVVDGQQRLVTLAMALLEDHSGAYRPLFFDLEANRFVTGPRRRSAPPYWVPTHVLSSSAVLNKWLRETAISAELSDRADAIASRLREYAVPAYLIPYDGQNDQLLQEIFARVNQRGRALEKHEVFQALHSSVMGGKGPIDRVRDELVQLGFGELDGSQIEKAAIAVAGGDPRKPLQDQVNGKPVAELLERTSKSLALTVEFLSGDAGVPHVSWLPYAGVIPALARFLSIHPSPHPRNRELLVRWFWRGTLTREHRTDNYIDLPKWRAIDQDEHGSVQRLLKLLSPVTEEDLPSALQPLVGGRSARRSTEYISLASLEPKVLAGEALGQDVPLASLIDHQLGFFEVEPIPGSDRTIASILLHPTDIPLDPFLLTGLAEPLLASHGLDEPSLRAWAAGDTQAFISLRSAQLLSHLRRFLTDAAGLHTRDQDRQPLDAYFAEEGA; from the coding sequence GTGCCGACCGAGCTTGAGACCAAGACCTTCAGCGTCTCGGCCCTGCTCGACGCCATCCGCAAGGGCCGGGTCCGCATCCCGCATTTTCAGCGCGGCTTCCGCTGGAATGACGAGGACCGCCGGCTCCTCTTCGACAGCCTCCAATCGGGATTCCCCATTGGAACCCTGCTCCTCGCACGGGGGGAGGCGCCTGCGGCGCACATCATGCTGGGTGGATTCGCCGCGACTGTGCCCCAGACTCCAGACGCGCTCTGGGTGGTCGACGGGCAACAGCGTCTGGTGACGCTGGCCATGGCCTTGCTCGAAGATCACTCCGGCGCCTACCGGCCGCTGTTCTTCGACCTGGAAGCCAACCGGTTCGTCACCGGCCCCCGCCGCCGGTCCGCTCCCCCTTATTGGGTGCCGACCCATGTGCTGTCGAGTTCGGCGGTACTGAACAAGTGGCTGCGCGAAACGGCGATCTCCGCTGAGCTTTCCGATCGTGCAGACGCCATCGCCAGCCGCCTGCGTGAATACGCCGTTCCCGCCTACCTCATCCCGTACGATGGGCAGAACGATCAGCTGCTCCAAGAGATCTTCGCGCGCGTCAACCAGCGTGGCCGGGCGCTGGAAAAACATGAAGTCTTCCAAGCGCTGCATTCCAGCGTCATGGGCGGGAAAGGACCGATTGACCGGGTCAGGGACGAACTTGTCCAGCTCGGCTTCGGGGAACTGGATGGCAGCCAAATCGAGAAGGCGGCCATCGCCGTCGCAGGCGGGGATCCCCGCAAGCCGCTTCAAGACCAAGTCAACGGCAAGCCCGTCGCAGAGTTGCTGGAACGAACCTCAAAAAGCCTCGCATTGACCGTCGAATTTCTCTCTGGCGATGCCGGTGTACCGCATGTGTCCTGGCTCCCTTACGCAGGGGTCATTCCCGCGTTGGCGCGGTTCCTTTCGATTCACCCCTCTCCGCATCCCCGTAACCGGGAGTTGCTGGTGCGCTGGTTCTGGCGTGGCACGCTGACGAGAGAGCACCGTACGGACAATTACATTGATCTCCCGAAGTGGAGGGCGATTGATCAGGATGAGCACGGCTCGGTCCAGCGGCTCCTCAAGCTCCTGAGTCCCGTGACAGAAGAAGATCTGCCTTCAGCCCTTCAACCCCTCGTCGGGGGCCGAAGCGCACGGCGCTCCACGGAATACATCAGCCTCGCCTCACTGGAGCCGAAAGTGCTCGCCGGAGAGGCACTTGGCCAGGATGTTCCCCTGGCATCGCTCATCGATCATCAGCTCGGCTTCTTCGAGGTAGAGCCCATCCCAGGAAGCGACCGGACGATCGCGTCGATCCTCCTCCATCCCACCGACATCCCGTTGGATCCCTTCTTGCTCACGGGGCTGGCAGAGCCCCTCCTCGCATCACACGGATTGGACGAGCCCAGCCTCCGGGCGTGGGCCGCCGGAGATACTCAAGCGTTCATCTCGCTGCGCTCCGCACAGCTCCTCAGTCACCTGCGCCGTTTCCTAACGGATGCAGCAGGGCTCCACACCCGCGACCAAGACCGGCAACCCCTCGATGCCTATTTCGCGGAAGAAGGCGCCTGA
- a CDS encoding SBBP repeat-containing protein, whose protein sequence is MDFLGAGSSQLSALSAQERELLAIGTFEGSLVLGGQHRVSSGDRDVLVARLTPEGALRWLRHWGGPGDDLGDALVARADGSIFVVGGFSAGALFEGTPLPNDGGYDCFVAKLAGDTGHPLWVRRFGGTGDAICRSVAVDGAGDVFVTGFFNGQVDLGQGRQSSAGGSDTFLVKLSGQEGVPQWARVFGGPGDDIGRNVAVGATGTVFLTGHFSSDVEPSVGAIDFGTGPVRSTGDSDAFLAAFAGDGRTLWARALGGPNYDMAKAVVPAADGSLYLTGLFQRDVPQQPGQSRFLSGGFEGFVGRYTASGEELWQRRFPTLLSGHSIALTSGGALAMVGHFTSSLEINAGKTLQAEGPSDVVALIFNDFGEIQRGWRLGGPGADYGYSVASAPWGIVVGGIREEASSSHGFLAHLPWP, encoded by the coding sequence GTGGACTTCTTGGGCGCTGGGAGTTCACAGCTCTCCGCCTTGTCCGCACAGGAGCGGGAACTCCTCGCCATCGGCACCTTCGAGGGCTCACTGGTCTTGGGCGGACAGCATCGGGTGTCCTCGGGCGACAGAGATGTGCTCGTGGCCCGGTTGACCCCTGAGGGAGCGCTTCGCTGGCTGCGCCACTGGGGCGGCCCAGGCGATGACCTGGGCGATGCTCTCGTGGCCAGGGCGGATGGCTCGATCTTCGTGGTGGGTGGCTTCTCGGCGGGCGCCCTCTTCGAGGGGACGCCCCTTCCCAACGACGGCGGTTATGACTGCTTCGTCGCGAAGCTGGCAGGGGACACGGGACATCCCCTCTGGGTGCGCCGTTTCGGCGGAACCGGTGACGCCATCTGCCGCTCGGTGGCCGTGGATGGAGCGGGCGACGTGTTTGTCACCGGCTTCTTCAACGGCCAGGTGGACCTGGGCCAAGGGCGCCAGTCCAGCGCCGGAGGAAGCGACACCTTCTTGGTGAAGCTCTCCGGCCAGGAGGGAGTTCCTCAGTGGGCCCGTGTCTTTGGAGGGCCTGGAGATGACATTGGACGGAACGTGGCCGTGGGCGCCACAGGCACGGTCTTTCTCACGGGCCACTTCTCATCAGACGTGGAGCCCTCCGTGGGAGCGATCGACTTCGGCACGGGTCCTGTGCGCAGCACCGGGGATTCTGATGCATTCCTGGCTGCCTTTGCAGGCGATGGTCGCACGCTCTGGGCTCGGGCCCTGGGTGGCCCGAATTACGACATGGCGAAGGCGGTGGTGCCTGCGGCGGACGGCAGCCTCTACCTGACGGGCCTCTTCCAGCGCGACGTTCCCCAGCAACCCGGGCAGAGCCGCTTCCTGTCAGGAGGCTTCGAAGGCTTCGTGGGACGCTACACCGCAAGCGGCGAGGAACTCTGGCAACGCCGCTTCCCAACACTGCTCTCCGGGCATTCGATCGCGCTCACGTCCGGCGGTGCCCTGGCCATGGTGGGACACTTCACCTCCAGCCTTGAGATAAACGCGGGAAAAACCCTCCAGGCCGAGGGCCCCAGCGACGTGGTCGCGCTGATCTTCAATGACTTCGGCGAGATCCAGCGCGGTTGGCGCCTGGGGGGGCCCGGCGCGGACTATGGGTATAGCGTGGCCTCTGCTCCCTGGGGCATTGTGGTTGGCGGAATCAGGGAAGAGGCATCCTCCTCCCATGGCTTTCTCGCCCATCTCCCGTGGCCGTGA
- a CDS encoding CARDB domain-containing protein, translating to MRTARRLGRLASGVVVCGWLAGCGGQGEAGPGELFVDTLLGAVASSKAADLWVSSVSGPSSALPGSAFWATVTACNQGVRSARATVHLLLSVDVNLSATDLRVGTAETGLLHPNQCATLHVPVSGETVVPEGRWYVGAFIDPEDAVEELSESNNARAGLPMTFGVGPDFLLAQVEAPDSLLPSGAFLTEVTVCNTGTVSAPAHMDVSLFPEAAPSESGLRVGSASTAPLSEGQCEVLRIPSVAVALPEGTYSVTARVEPAQSVNELEEGNNLLFGNRVTVGTRPDFVISSVRGPASLEGTASLTATVCNHGTTKGSAQVEAFLSEDARLTAPDFQVGEAVRVALEPGQCAPVELQGPVSLPPGAYFVAAWVDRSEAVAELVEANNTRVGTHVTVGAGPDLVVTSVSALRSGESPLSLRATATVCNQGTAPSPVTTLAFALSPSASLAASAPLLARAEVPVLEAGVCASVSGVGRAKVADGTWYIGAWADRLNAVRELLETNNTRTGHRVGLGAGPDLVLTSVEGPSDALADSPLRGRVTVCNQGTQPTRRPTRVALYVSSDPFIQASDRLAGEAEVPLLSSGQCVTVAPPSAKGLPEGSWYLGALVDRGQDEEELIEDNNALTGRPLTVGAPERWVVSARM from the coding sequence ATGAGGACTGCGCGTCGGCTGGGAAGGCTCGCCTCGGGGGTGGTGGTCTGTGGGTGGTTGGCGGGTTGTGGCGGGCAAGGTGAGGCCGGACCCGGGGAACTCTTCGTGGACACCCTGCTGGGGGCAGTCGCCTCATCGAAGGCGGCGGACCTGTGGGTGTCCTCGGTCAGTGGCCCCTCCAGCGCGCTGCCGGGCAGTGCCTTCTGGGCCACCGTCACCGCGTGCAACCAGGGGGTTCGCAGTGCCCGTGCCACCGTTCACCTGCTGCTCTCGGTGGACGTGAACCTCTCCGCCACGGACTTGCGCGTTGGCACCGCGGAGACAGGGCTGCTGCACCCGAACCAGTGCGCCACGCTGCACGTGCCCGTGTCCGGAGAGACGGTGGTTCCCGAGGGACGCTGGTATGTGGGGGCCTTCATCGATCCGGAGGATGCGGTCGAGGAACTGTCCGAGTCGAACAACGCGCGGGCCGGTCTGCCCATGACCTTCGGTGTGGGGCCGGACTTCCTCCTCGCCCAGGTGGAGGCACCGGACAGCCTCCTGCCCTCCGGAGCCTTCCTGACGGAGGTCACGGTGTGCAACACGGGCACCGTCAGCGCTCCGGCCCACATGGATGTCTCCCTTTTCCCGGAAGCCGCACCCTCCGAGTCCGGCCTCCGGGTGGGCAGTGCCTCGACGGCACCGTTGTCCGAGGGCCAGTGCGAGGTGCTGCGGATTCCCTCGGTGGCGGTGGCCCTGCCCGAAGGCACCTACTCCGTGACCGCGCGGGTGGAGCCCGCCCAGTCCGTGAACGAGCTGGAGGAGGGCAACAACCTCCTCTTCGGCAATCGCGTGACCGTGGGCACCCGCCCAGACTTCGTCATCTCCAGCGTGCGAGGCCCCGCCAGCCTCGAGGGCACCGCGAGCCTCACCGCCACCGTGTGCAACCACGGCACCACGAAGGGCTCGGCCCAGGTGGAGGCGTTCCTCTCCGAGGATGCGCGGCTCACCGCGCCGGACTTCCAGGTGGGAGAAGCTGTCCGCGTGGCCCTGGAGCCGGGCCAATGCGCCCCCGTGGAACTCCAAGGGCCGGTGAGCCTCCCCCCGGGGGCCTATTTCGTGGCCGCCTGGGTGGACCGCTCCGAAGCCGTGGCGGAACTCGTGGAGGCCAACAACACCCGGGTGGGCACCCACGTCACCGTGGGCGCCGGGCCGGACCTCGTGGTCACCTCCGTGAGTGCGCTCCGAAGCGGGGAGTCCCCCCTGTCCCTGAGGGCCACCGCCACGGTGTGCAACCAGGGTACGGCGCCCAGTCCCGTCACCACGTTGGCCTTCGCGCTGTCTCCCAGCGCGTCGCTCGCCGCCTCGGCCCCGCTGCTGGCCCGCGCCGAGGTGCCCGTGCTGGAAGCAGGGGTCTGTGCCTCCGTGTCCGGCGTGGGGCGGGCGAAGGTGGCGGATGGCACGTGGTACATCGGCGCGTGGGCGGACCGTCTGAATGCGGTGCGCGAGCTGCTGGAAACCAACAACACGCGGACCGGCCACCGGGTGGGCCTGGGCGCTGGACCGGACCTGGTCCTCACCTCGGTCGAGGGCCCCTCGGACGCACTGGCCGACAGCCCCCTTCGAGGACGCGTGACGGTGTGCAACCAGGGCACCCAGCCCACCCGGCGCCCCACCCGGGTGGCCCTCTACGTGTCGTCCGATCCCTTCATTCAGGCCTCGGACCGGCTCGCGGGCGAGGCGGAGGTGCCCCTGCTGTCTTCGGGGCAGTGCGTCACGGTGGCCCCTCCCAGTGCCAAGGGGCTTCCCGAAGGGAGCTGGTACCTGGGGGCGTTGGTGGATCGCGGCCAGGACGAAGAGGAGCTCATCGAGGACAACAATGCCC